Genomic window (Acidobacteriota bacterium):
ATTGGGCCCCGATGAGGCCGTCGAACGGCTGCGCCACTTCCCTTTCGAAGACCTCGGATTTGCCAAGGTCGATCATCACCGGGCACTTCGCCAGGGAATACCGGAAGTCATATTCAGCCAGGGAAAGACTCCAGGGCAGGTCGCAGGTATTTTTGAGCGACTGGCAGATCATGGCGGGAATGTTCTCGCCACGCGGGCGACCGAAGAACAGTTTGAGGCAGTCGCCCGCCAAGTGGCGAAAGTGGAGTACCGTCCGCTGGCACGAGCCATCGTTCTCAAGCGCGATCGCAAGCGCTACGGCAAAGGCGTCATTGCCGTAGTTTCGGCGGGGACGAGCGACATTCCCGTCGCCGAAGAAGCGGTCGTCACGGCAGAAATGATGGGGAACACGGTCCAGCATATCTATGACGTCGGTGTGGCCGGTATCCATCGTTTGCTGGCTCATCGCGTGGCCCTATCCAAGGCCCGTGTCATTGTCGTCTGTGCGGGGATGGAAGGTGCTTTGCCGAGCGTGGTCGGCGGACTGGTCGGCGTCCCGGTGATTGCAGTCCCAACCAGCGTGGGTTATGGCGCGGCGTTCGAGGGACTGGCGGCGCTGCTCGGGATGATGAATTCCTGCGCGTCGAATGTCAGTGTTGTGAATATCGATAACGGATTTGGCGCCGGGTACGTCGCATCGCTGATCAATCGAAAATAATCCGCTCGCGCCGCAAGCGCAGCCTCTATTTCTTGACCAGCTTTAATTTCTTCCAACGCGCTTTTTGAGCTTCCGCGATGCGCCGGCGACCGGCTGCAGATAGGTTACTTGCCCGGCTCCGTTCCCTTCGCCCCAAACGTTCCAGAGCCTGGACCGCATGATGGAGCCTGTCGACCGTGGCTTTCGCCTCTTTGAGCTGGCTTCGGAGGATGGCGATGACATCGAGATTGGGCATGGGAGCACCAGTCTAATCCACATCGCGCGACTGCGAAATAATCTGGCCCGCCCAAAACTGTTTTCCATTGAGATAATTTCAAATCTGCAATGTTGACCTCTCAAGACCCTCGTCTCGCTGGACGGCCCGCGTTCGGCTATCCCGATTTTGTTTCGTTCACCCTCGCGCGCTTCTTTCTCGTGGTCTCGCTCGAAATGCAATCGGTGGCGGTGGGATGGCAGGTCTACCAGATCACCCATCGTGCGTTGGACCTGGGATACGTCGGGTTGGCGCAATTCTTGCCCGGATTTGTGCTGTTCCTGTTCGGAGGGCATGCCGCGGATATTTACGATCGCCGCCGCCTGTTGATGTGGTGTTACGCCGGCTTCGGCTTGGGTTCTTTCTTATTGTTGCTGATCAGTTGGAAGGCGCCCCAATCCGTTCACCTGATCTACGCGGTGCTGGTGCTGCTTGGTTCCGTGCGATCGTTCAACTGGCCGGCCAGCAGGGCAATTCTTCCACTGCTTGTTCCCGAAGAGCATTTCGCCAACGCGGTGGCATGGAATTCAAGCGTATTTCAGATCGCAACCATTGCCGGCCCAGCCATCGGCGGCATCGCTTACGCCTTGTTTCATGGACCCGCGGCCGTGTATGCGATGGGAGTTGCTGTTTCGATTCTGGCGTGGGCACTCACGCTGCGAATCAAGATACGTCCAGCGCCGCGTCCGAAAGAGCCGGTCAGTTTGCGGACAGTTCTGGCTGGCTTCCGTTTTATCTGGGAGAAGAAGCTGATACTCGGTTCGATTTCGCTGGACATGTTTGCCGTGCTCTTGGGAGGCGCAGTCGCGCTTCTGCCGGTATACGCGCATGAAATCCTGCACACCGGGCCGTGGGGACTCGGACTATTGCGCAGCGCTCCTGGAGTGGGCGCCGCAATCATGGCCATTGTGGTCGCCCATCGTCCGATTCGACGCCAAGCAGGTATCACGATGCTCTTGTGCGTCACTGCGTTCGGCCTGCTGACCATTGTCTTCGGGATCTCCCGCAGTCTGATCCTGTCGCTGGTGGCGCTGTTTCTCCTCGGAGCGAGCGACATGGTTAGCGTGATCATTCGCGCCACGCTGGTGCAAATTGCCACTCCCGACGAAATGCGCGGACGCGTGAACGCCGTCGACATGCTGTTCATCGGCGTATCCAACGAGCTGGGCGAATTCGAGTCGGGATTTACGGCACATTTGTTCGGAACAGTGCCAGCGGTCGTCATAGGAGGAATCGGAACGCTGGTCGTAATCGGAATTTGGGCGTGGCTCTTCCCGGAATTGCGAAAAGCCGATCAACTCACGGTTGCGGAACTGATGCCGGACGAGCGCAGCTTGACGTGATTTTCTTTGCGCGAATCTGGCATGACCGCGTGCCAATCTTGCGCACGCAGCTCTCTCGCTCCCTGCTACAATTTTTAGTTCGGCCGCGCTTCTGAGACGCGGCAAACTGCGTCTCTACGGAAGTTCTTACGGAAGGTGTCTTATGCCGGAAACATTGCAGGTCGCTCTGCCCGCCCCTCTTACTACTCTTACCGATGATGAGATTTTGTTTCGCGACAATGTCCGTCAGTTTGCCGAGGACAAGATTCGCCCGCTCGCCAAAGAGATGGACGAAAAGGCGGTGTTCGATCACGCATTGCTCGATCAGTTTTTCCAACTTGGCCTGATGGGGATTGAGATTCCCGAGCAGTATGGCGGCGCAGGCGGAAAGTTCTTTGAAGCCATTCTCGCCGTGGAAGAATTCTCGCGCGTGGACGCCTCCTCCGGCGTCATCGTCGACGTGCAAAATACGCTGGTTGCAAATGCAATTCTGCGCTGGGCGACGGAAGAGCAGAAGAAACGCTACCTGCCCAAGATGGCCGTCGACACCCTCGGCGCCTATGCACTCAGTGAAGCCGGATCCGGGTCAGACGCTTTCGCGCTCCAAACCAAAGCAGAACTGAGGGGTAGCAACTTCATTCTCAACGGACGCAAGCTCTGGATCACGAATGGCAAAGAGGCTGGACTGTTCATCCTGTTTGCGACCGTCGACGCGTCCAAAGGCTACAAAGGGATCACCGCATTTTTGATTGAGAAGGATTTCCCCGGATTCACGGTTGGCAAGAAGGAAGACAAGCTGGGAATTCGTGCCTCCTCAACTTGCGAATTGATTCTGGAGGATTGCCACGTTCCGAAAGAGAACGTCCTCGGCGAAGTCGGCAAGGGCTACAAGATCGCGATCGAGACTTTGAACGAAGGCCGCATCGGCATCGGCGCACAAATGCTCGGCGTGGCGCGAGGCGCATGGGAGTACGCGGCGAAGTATGCGCAGGAACGGAAACAGTTCGGCAAGCCGATCTCCGAGTTCCAGGGAATCCAGTTTCAGATCGCGCAGATGGCCACCGATATCGAAGCAGCCCGGTTGATGGTGTACAACTCCGCACGCATGAAAGATGCCGGCATCGACTTCGTAAAGGAAGCGGCGATGACAAAGTTGTTTACCTCGCAGGTTGCGGAGCGGGTCACTTCGCTCGCGGTCGAGATCTACGGTGGATACGGCTTCACCAAGGATTATCCAGTGGAAAAATACTGGCGCGACGCGAAGATCGGCAAGATCTACGAAGGCACGTCCAATATGCAATTAGCAACCATCGCTAAGTTGTTAATGAGTAAGTAAATAGCGGCGCTCACCAGGTCACATCAAGCTGTGACTGCGATCACAGTATGAGTCCGGCTTAGCCTGTCACTCTGTGTACAGGCATGGCACGAAGAACCATTGCGGTGGTGCTGCTGTTTGCAGTCGCGACCTGGGCTGAGTTACGCCTGGCGCCGATGATTGCGATGGGCGCCGCGCATACGCACGCCGCTCATGCGACGGCTCCGGCTATGGTCGCGCATCATCATGCCGCGGCCCTCCCCCACCCTTGCTGCCCGAGCGTTCAGACAACTCCGGTCGTAAATCCACCGGTTGAACTGGCGCCCGCTGGCTTGCCCTGCGAAGACAACCATCGCTGCTGTTTCCGTTCAGGGCCTCTGGGGACTCCCGCATCCGTGTCTGACGAGCAGAAGACAGCGCGCGATTTCCACCTGCTCCGGACGGTTGCGTTAACTTCGGATCCAACAACTGAAGAGAACCTTCCAATTCAGCGTGTGCATGCGCAATCGCCGCCTTCGACTTTCAGCATGACTCTGCGGATCTAGATTCCTGCCACCTTCCCAAAAATTTCTGCATGCCTGCGTCTTTGTGCGCCGGGCATTTGACTCAACACCAATTTTGATAACTGCGAAAAAGGAGAATTTATGAAACTACGCGTATTTGCTCTGATCCTGGCTTTGTCGTTTGTCGTATGGGCACAAGGCACTCCGTCTCAATCGGCCCCCAATTCAACTCCCGCTCCCGAAGCAAAGGGCTGCTGCCATCACAGCGACCAGATGAAAGAAGGCGAAGGATGTTGTCATCACGCCAAAGCCGAAGGTAAAGATGCCATGGCGTGCTGCGGCAAAGATAAGTGCGAAATGAAAGACGGCAAGTCCTGCTGCGGAGGCAACGACAAGGACATGAAAGCCTGCATGGAACAGTGCAAGAAAGACAAGAAAAGCTGCGGCGGGTCTGGCGACGAAAAGACGGCCGCGAACTGCTGTGGCAAGAGTTGCTCTCGTCACGAGCACGCCTCTGCCACCAGCTAAGGGTTTACCATGAGGCCGGGCAGAATTTGTCCGGCCTTACTTTTCTGGATCGCTTCAAGAAACATGCGTGTGCGTGATCCGGTCATGCCAGCACAGGCCGTCTTCGTCGAGAACACTCCAAAGGTAGCCCAATCCAAGTGCAACTGCGGATAGGTAAGAGGTCAGTACGCGCCATCGGCGGACTCGGCGCGACGTAGCAGATCCATCGAACCTGACTAGTCGAATCCGGGCCATGCGGAGGCCGGGAGTGGAACCCGTGTAGACCGTGAAGAGAAATTCGTAAGCCGCCCACATGATTGGGCCGACGATCGCAGCTGCCGATGCGATCACGAGTAACGGCGGCCGTTGCGGATTCAACCACGCAAATATCCCGGCAAATCCAGCCAGAGCACCCACCAGAATGAGAGCGTCGTACAACCCCGCGAGCATGCGCCTGGGCAGAGACGCAGAGGGTAGGGCCAGGTCGGCTGCGGCACGCCGTTCCGGTTCCCGGGCGCGAGTCGGTTCCATCAGGATGCCGCCTAACGCGGGCGGAGGCGGCAGGACCTCGGGAGCCTCTACGATGCGAGGCCGTTCAAAAATCGGTTCGGCTAATTGGTGCAGGTGCACAACGGGAACAGAAGCAGACCGCGGAAACTCGATCACGTTGGTGAATAGTTCCGGATCTTCCACAATCGCCGGGTGATTTTCAAGAATCGGTTCGACGAGTTGTGGAATACCGTGCTCGACGTCGTTGTCTTGCGTCCGCTCGGGCGCAGTTGCAGTGGCCGAGACGGCAAGCGCCGATCCAGTGACAGGCAGCCAGCTGTCCGCCGAGTCGAACGGCAGTCGCAGCGAGGGATAGCGAGGCGCACGCGGTTTGCGACGGGCGCGATAACGCTCCAGTCGGGACGCGACTTCGTGACGCCAGTAGTCGCCACCCAATTCGAGGCTGGGATCTCCAGCTGTGGCTACGACCTGCTCGGCCGCAACGGGTTCTACGCGGGAATCGCCTGCTTGCACGACGGCGTCGCCGCCTACGGGACAGTCCATGAGAGTCGGTCTTCGGAGAATGCCAGCAGCCAGAGCCAGGCCAGGCACGAGCGGAAAATCAGTCGGCACTGCTTTGCTTCCCATACCAGCCGCATGCTAAGGTCAAGTTTCCGTTGGCAACGGCCGGCGGAGCGAACGTGCTCCTGCAATGATCTTCCGCTACCGAATCATTATCACGGCCCTTTCGCTTTGTCATCTCCTTCTCGTCCCCGGGATAGTAACCAGCCAGACCCCGCCCCCGGCGCAAGCTGTTTCCGCGTCCCTTCCGGCGGCGCCTTCCACTCTGACCGAAGAAGAGGTGACGATTCACGCCAGCCAGCAAGAGTACGACAAGGGAGTCTGGAAACTACGGGGCCAGGCCGAGGTCCACTACCGCAACTACGTGCTCTATGCCGATGAAATCACCTACAACT
Coding sequences:
- the larB gene encoding nickel pincer cofactor biosynthesis protein LarB, with the translated sequence MNSAALRKLFEQVRTRILGPDEAVERLRHFPFEDLGFAKVDHHRALRQGIPEVIFSQGKTPGQVAGIFERLADHGGNVLATRATEEQFEAVARQVAKVEYRPLARAIVLKRDRKRYGKGVIAVVSAGTSDIPVAEEAVVTAEMMGNTVQHIYDVGVAGIHRLLAHRVALSKARVIVVCAGMEGALPSVVGGLVGVPVIAVPTSVGYGAAFEGLAALLGMMNSCASNVSVVNIDNGFGAGYVASLINRK
- a CDS encoding acyl-CoA dehydrogenase; this encodes MPETLQVALPAPLTTLTDDEILFRDNVRQFAEDKIRPLAKEMDEKAVFDHALLDQFFQLGLMGIEIPEQYGGAGGKFFEAILAVEEFSRVDASSGVIVDVQNTLVANAILRWATEEQKKRYLPKMAVDTLGAYALSEAGSGSDAFALQTKAELRGSNFILNGRKLWITNGKEAGLFILFATVDASKGYKGITAFLIEKDFPGFTVGKKEDKLGIRASSTCELILEDCHVPKENVLGEVGKGYKIAIETLNEGRIGIGAQMLGVARGAWEYAAKYAQERKQFGKPISEFQGIQFQIAQMATDIEAARLMVYNSARMKDAGIDFVKEAAMTKLFTSQVAERVTSLAVEIYGGYGFTKDYPVEKYWRDAKIGKIYEGTSNMQLATIAKLLMSK
- a CDS encoding RDD family protein, which produces MDCPVGGDAVVQAGDSRVEPVAAEQVVATAGDPSLELGGDYWRHEVASRLERYRARRKPRAPRYPSLRLPFDSADSWLPVTGSALAVSATATAPERTQDNDVEHGIPQLVEPILENHPAIVEDPELFTNVIEFPRSASVPVVHLHQLAEPIFERPRIVEAPEVLPPPPALGGILMEPTRAREPERRAAADLALPSASLPRRMLAGLYDALILVGALAGFAGIFAWLNPQRPPLLVIASAAAIVGPIMWAAYEFLFTVYTGSTPGLRMARIRLVRFDGSATSRRVRRWRVLTSYLSAVALGLGYLWSVLDEDGLCWHDRITHTHVS
- a CDS encoding MFS transporter, producing MLTSQDPRLAGRPAFGYPDFVSFTLARFFLVVSLEMQSVAVGWQVYQITHRALDLGYVGLAQFLPGFVLFLFGGHAADIYDRRRLLMWCYAGFGLGSFLLLLISWKAPQSVHLIYAVLVLLGSVRSFNWPASRAILPLLVPEEHFANAVAWNSSVFQIATIAGPAIGGIAYALFHGPAAVYAMGVAVSILAWALTLRIKIRPAPRPKEPVSLRTVLAGFRFIWEKKLILGSISLDMFAVLLGGAVALLPVYAHEILHTGPWGLGLLRSAPGVGAAIMAIVVAHRPIRRQAGITMLLCVTAFGLLTIVFGISRSLILSLVALFLLGASDMVSVIIRATLVQIATPDEMRGRVNAVDMLFIGVSNELGEFESGFTAHLFGTVPAVVIGGIGTLVVIGIWAWLFPELRKADQLTVAELMPDERSLT